In Desulfovibrio sp. JC010, the following proteins share a genomic window:
- a CDS encoding Com family DNA-binding transcriptional regulator: MSEHRCPVCRRLLLKGKIIEVQVKCPKCKKIVKLIGE, encoded by the coding sequence ATGAGTGAACATCGTTGCCCGGTTTGTCGCAGGCTTCTGTTGAAAGGGAAGATTATCGAAGTTCAGGTGAAGTGTCCGAAGTGTAAGAAAATAGTCAAACTCATAGGCGAGTAG
- a CDS encoding portal protein, which translates to MRHIENNKYLRRLQGLRQERNSWESHWQEISDYILPRKGVYAGHRPNDGRTRSGKIIDSTATRSLRILAAGLQGGLTSPARPWFRLGISDRDLARHKSVREWVSKVENTMYRALARSNFYSCIHSLYTELAGFGTGILYCEPDEERGIRFRTLTAGEYCLATDAQGRVDTVYREFKMTARQLEKRFGKENLPGTVLTSLNVNRDHWFDVLHVVQPRDEFDADRMDTMNMPFESVFLLNGHGGHVLSESGFVENPYMAPRWDTAAMDVYGRSPAMDVLADVKMLMEMSKSQIQAVHLTLRPPMKVPSMYSRRLNLLPGGQNPVEQNQQDSVAPLYQVRPDLAGVSNKIQDVRTAIREGFYNDIFMMMAGTNRRTITAAEVAERHEEKLIQLGPVIERQHTELLDPLIDRVFGILHRAGQLPDPPSVLEGADLKIDYISVLAQAQKMVGTQSIQSLAQFVGNLSQANPEVLDKVDMDRAIDDYAELIGVPNGIVRSGDEVDKFRNMRREMTMKQQQLQQSLQTASMGSGIIKDLSQSGLNPAQMQGVVNQAGQMVQV; encoded by the coding sequence ATGAGACATATTGAAAATAATAAATATCTTAGACGATTGCAGGGGTTGCGTCAGGAACGCAACAGCTGGGAATCGCATTGGCAGGAGATCAGCGATTATATCCTGCCACGTAAGGGAGTATATGCCGGACACCGCCCCAATGACGGGCGCACAAGGTCCGGCAAGATTATCGATTCAACAGCCACAAGGTCCTTGCGTATTCTTGCGGCAGGCCTGCAAGGTGGGTTGACCTCCCCGGCAAGGCCGTGGTTCAGGCTGGGGATTTCCGATCGTGACCTTGCCCGGCACAAGTCCGTGCGTGAGTGGGTCTCCAAAGTGGAAAACACCATGTATCGTGCTTTGGCCCGCAGTAATTTTTATTCTTGCATCCATTCGCTGTACACGGAATTGGCCGGATTCGGCACCGGTATTCTTTATTGCGAACCGGACGAGGAGCGCGGCATCCGTTTCCGTACGCTTACTGCCGGGGAATACTGTCTTGCCACGGATGCGCAGGGCAGGGTGGATACGGTTTACCGTGAATTTAAAATGACCGCCCGCCAGTTGGAAAAGCGGTTCGGCAAAGAGAATCTTCCGGGAACTGTGCTCACCAGTCTGAACGTGAATCGTGACCACTGGTTTGATGTGCTGCATGTGGTCCAGCCGCGTGATGAGTTTGATGCGGACCGCATGGATACCATGAATATGCCGTTTGAGTCGGTGTTCCTGCTTAATGGTCATGGGGGACATGTGCTTTCCGAAAGCGGATTTGTGGAGAATCCGTATATGGCTCCGCGCTGGGATACTGCAGCCATGGATGTGTATGGCCGTTCCCCGGCCATGGATGTTCTGGCCGATGTGAAGATGCTAATGGAGATGAGCAAGAGCCAGATTCAGGCCGTACATCTTACCTTGCGGCCGCCCATGAAAGTGCCTTCCATGTATTCAAGACGCTTGAATCTGTTGCCCGGCGGCCAGAACCCGGTGGAGCAGAATCAGCAGGATTCGGTGGCTCCGCTTTATCAGGTTCGGCCCGATCTGGCCGGGGTCAGCAATAAGATTCAGGATGTGCGTACCGCCATCAGGGAGGGATTTTACAACGACATATTTATGATGATGGCCGGAACCAACCGTAGAACCATCACGGCCGCAGAAGTTGCCGAGCGGCACGAGGAAAAGCTGATCCAGCTCGGACCGGTTATCGAGCGTCAGCATACCGAGTTGCTTGATCCGCTTATTGACAGGGTTTTCGGTATCCTGCACCGGGCCGGGCAGTTGCCTGATCCGCCTTCGGTTCTGGAGGGGGCTGATCTGAAAATCGACTATATTTCCGTGCTGGCACAGGCTCAGAAAATGGTCGGCACCCAGTCCATCCAGTCGTTGGCCCAATTTGTGGGAAATCTTTCGCAGGCTAATCCTGAAGTTCTGGATAAGGTGGACATGGACCGTGCTATTGATGATTATGCGGAATTGATCGGGGTGCCTAACGGAATTGTCCGTTCCGGTGATGAGGTGGATAAGTTTCGTAATATGCGCCGGGAAATGACCATGAAACAGCAGCAGTTGCAGCAGAGTTTGCAGACAGCATCAATGGGCTCGGGGATAATCAAGGATTTATCACAATCCGGTTTGAATCCAGCCCAGATGCAGGGAGTGGTTAATCAGGCCGGGCAGATGGTGCAGGTCTAA
- a CDS encoding aminobutyrate aminotransferase gives MPNYYRPDLPGAKEGHSNVWFNNGSPGFNGYFKWHRSTYGTNPRSNNKGLNAPADWRVPEDWTFSEKTGHWYTPSEMKNAGFSKIDNEWLHPNDIRQREVDRQNAELDAQMARRRETEGRMRKVHALGRKKTILTGPDGVAAKAKISREILNRSKGLLK, from the coding sequence ATGCCTAATTATTACAGACCGGATCTGCCCGGAGCAAAGGAAGGCCATTCTAATGTCTGGTTTAATAACGGTTCGCCGGGCTTTAACGGATATTTTAAATGGCACCGCAGTACATACGGAACCAATCCTAGATCAAACAATAAGGGGTTGAACGCCCCGGCGGATTGGCGGGTGCCGGAAGACTGGACATTTTCAGAAAAAACCGGGCACTGGTATACTCCTTCAGAAATGAAGAATGCCGGGTTTAGCAAAATCGACAACGAATGGTTGCATCCCAATGATATCCGTCAGCGGGAAGTGGATCGTCAGAATGCCGAGCTTGACGCCCAAATGGCCCGACGCCGGGAAACCGAAGGGCGTATGCGCAAGGTGCATGCACTCGGGCGCAAGAAAACCATTCTCACCGGACCGGACGGGGTGGCGGCAAAGGCTAAGATCAGCAGGGAAATTTTAAACCGTTCCAAAGGATTATTGAAATGA
- a CDS encoding DUF4198 domain-containing protein has product MKHVKLTTLVLSCLLAVLCCSTAFAHEFIIKPVQLTAEKGHVVPFSIVSAHVFMISEEMEPINEVSAKLVLGGKSTPVKLAENGMLMTLDGQVKPETEGTAIIAGHRNGMIWTQTTKGWKQQSKKGLKGVIKSGKYEKFCKALLTIGKPDGSYNKVLGQRLEIIPMSDPTQAKVGDEIEFQTLLDGKPVSVESMTATYDGFSMNPNTYAYFTEPYGNGLTKVKITAPGTWMVRVQHVNAKPTADYDSHVMRSVLVFEVK; this is encoded by the coding sequence ATGAAACATGTCAAACTGACCACACTCGTACTGTCCTGCCTGCTCGCGGTTCTGTGCTGCTCAACCGCATTTGCTCATGAATTCATCATTAAGCCTGTGCAGTTAACAGCAGAGAAAGGCCACGTTGTACCCTTTAGCATCGTTTCCGCACATGTCTTCATGATCAGTGAAGAGATGGAACCCATCAATGAAGTCAGTGCCAAGCTGGTGCTGGGCGGCAAGTCCACTCCCGTAAAACTTGCGGAAAATGGAATGCTTATGACCCTCGACGGTCAGGTAAAACCTGAAACTGAAGGTACCGCCATCATTGCCGGGCACCGCAACGGCATGATCTGGACCCAGACCACTAAAGGCTGGAAGCAGCAGTCCAAAAAAGGATTAAAGGGAGTCATCAAAAGCGGAAAATACGAAAAATTCTGCAAGGCCCTGCTCACCATCGGCAAACCTGACGGCAGCTACAACAAAGTTCTGGGACAGCGTCTTGAAATCATCCCCATGAGCGACCCGACTCAGGCCAAAGTGGGTGATGAAATCGAATTCCAGACCCTGCTGGACGGCAAGCCTGTTTCCGTTGAAAGCATGACTGCAACTTATGACGGATTCAGCATGAACCCCAACACCTATGCTTACTTTACCGAACCCTACGGTAATGGGCTTACCAAGGTAAAAATCACTGCTCCCGGCACATGGATGGTTCGTGTTCAACATGTAAACGCCAAGCCCACAGCGGATTACGACAGCCACGTAATGCGTTCCGTGCTGGTCTTTGAAGTTAAGTAA
- a CDS encoding TetR family transcriptional regulator, which produces MARKTKEEAEKTRQALLASAFKVFNEKGYAKTTLQDIATDAGVTRGAVYWHFKNKTDLFEKLFDYAFMPVRDLLFSKFEEDLDPKEMLSGLMRVWISHAGTEENFRAAFGIMFNKTEWSEELMPFKMKFREYEYKFIKRTENIIEQGQQDGIFREELKPAVAAAQYFSLFLGLAQYSQFFPDEVDIHGEVESLIDMFMHSCLKAN; this is translated from the coding sequence ATGGCCAGAAAGACCAAAGAAGAAGCAGAAAAAACACGGCAGGCCCTGCTTGCCTCCGCCTTCAAGGTGTTTAATGAAAAAGGATACGCTAAAACCACCCTGCAGGATATTGCCACAGATGCCGGGGTAACCCGCGGTGCAGTTTACTGGCATTTTAAAAATAAAACAGACCTCTTTGAAAAACTTTTTGATTACGCGTTCATGCCTGTGCGCGATCTTCTTTTCAGCAAATTTGAAGAAGACCTTGATCCCAAGGAAATGCTTTCCGGTCTGATGCGGGTCTGGATCAGCCATGCTGGAACAGAAGAAAATTTCCGTGCCGCCTTCGGTATCATGTTCAACAAAACTGAATGGTCAGAAGAGCTTATGCCTTTTAAGATGAAATTCAGGGAATATGAATACAAATTTATTAAAAGAACTGAAAATATCATTGAGCAGGGACAGCAGGACGGCATCTTCCGCGAAGAGCTAAAGCCGGCTGTTGCTGCAGCCCAGTACTTTTCATTATTTCTGGGTCTTGCCCAATATTCTCAATTCTTCCCGGATGAAGTAGATATTCACGGGGAAGTGGAATCCTTAATCGATATGTTCATGCATTCATGTTTAAAAGCAAATTAA
- a CDS encoding pentapeptide repeat-containing protein, producing MACCVGAKHNHWCKYYEITYVDNEGNEYCIFHAPAEHKYVSCFAEWREGVPRSSKKKERPALMAEDDFNQLVFKRIKDVVDAGEEVEPELYDMSIPENWTPRCNFAGTIFLAHISFTEFKSTEKYKFLPSINFNKCIFKGYVFFNEACFGGYTSFNRTTFLGMTYFDDARVSKHIDFTGSKFYSEVFFRRTEFLAPVLFFSTVFNNEVHFQSTEFHDEIKMSSVCFNGDIKFAEVDFYNQVSFIDTLFNNDVSFNKVKFRDIVNFEKAKFIGSLNLILSHFRSASYFYNMYFCKEADFSSNIFNHLAIFHQVEFQGETFFNHVLFREWAYFQKSTFKEPTTFAGAISKETILFEASDITNLSLTETNIESFKFINCNWDNAIKEKYAPIYDERHSVPTSEVEEIYRRLKKISINCSDQVQTSAWHYREKRCQQKIRNENLLTTPSNWFKAAYLNLYFLSSGFGEKPLRAFLILCSLFTAPLALLAIGYCGPHFTFKLCDEIFPTADHIIRRWLWYLPLIKTNVAGAVISDWNYLWKAILNVLLPIQAALFAFALRNKLRR from the coding sequence ATGGCTTGTTGCGTTGGAGCTAAGCACAATCATTGGTGTAAGTATTATGAGATAACATATGTAGATAATGAAGGAAATGAATATTGTATTTTTCATGCTCCAGCTGAACATAAATATGTTTCATGTTTTGCGGAATGGCGTGAGGGAGTCCCTAGGTCGAGTAAAAAAAAGGAAAGGCCAGCATTAATGGCTGAGGATGATTTCAATCAATTAGTCTTCAAAAGAATAAAGGACGTAGTTGATGCAGGGGAAGAAGTTGAACCTGAACTCTATGACATGTCAATTCCTGAAAATTGGACTCCACGATGTAATTTTGCTGGAACAATTTTTTTAGCGCACATTTCATTTACAGAGTTCAAGAGTACTGAGAAGTATAAATTTTTACCTTCTATTAATTTTAATAAATGCATATTTAAAGGCTATGTTTTCTTCAATGAAGCTTGTTTTGGTGGATATACCTCTTTCAATCGTACTACATTTCTAGGGATGACTTACTTTGATGATGCAAGGGTCTCGAAACATATAGATTTTACAGGATCAAAATTTTATAGTGAAGTTTTTTTCCGTCGAACAGAATTTCTTGCACCAGTGCTGTTCTTCTCTACGGTATTTAATAATGAAGTTCATTTTCAAAGCACTGAGTTTCATGATGAAATAAAAATGTCTTCAGTATGTTTTAATGGAGATATAAAATTTGCAGAAGTTGATTTTTACAATCAGGTAAGTTTTATAGATACATTATTTAATAATGACGTATCTTTTAATAAAGTAAAATTTAGAGATATTGTTAACTTTGAAAAGGCAAAATTTATAGGAAGCCTAAATCTAATATTGTCTCATTTTAGAAGTGCGTCATATTTTTATAATATGTATTTTTGTAAGGAAGCTGACTTTTCATCTAATATTTTTAATCATCTTGCCATCTTTCACCAAGTAGAATTTCAAGGTGAAACTTTTTTTAACCATGTTCTTTTCAGAGAATGGGCATATTTTCAAAAGTCAACCTTTAAGGAACCAACTACGTTTGCCGGTGCTATATCGAAAGAAACAATACTTTTTGAAGCATCGGATATAACAAATCTCTCCCTTACTGAAACAAATATAGAATCATTTAAATTTATCAATTGCAATTGGGATAATGCAATAAAGGAAAAATACGCTCCAATATACGACGAACGGCACAGTGTTCCTACTTCAGAAGTTGAAGAGATATATCGTCGTCTTAAAAAAATATCTATAAATTGCTCAGATCAAGTACAGACTTCTGCTTGGCATTACCGCGAAAAGAGATGTCAGCAAAAAATACGTAATGAAAATCTTTTAACAACACCATCAAATTGGTTCAAAGCCGCTTACCTAAACCTATATTTCCTTTCCAGTGGCTTTGGCGAAAAACCACTACGGGCATTTCTAATTCTGTGTTCATTGTTTACGGCTCCCCTTGCACTGCTGGCAATAGGCTATTGCGGCCCGCATTTCACCTTTAAATTATGTGACGAAATTTTTCCGACTGCTGATCACATCATTCGTCGTTGGCTTTGGTACCTACCGCTTATCAAGACTAATGTGGCGGGGGCCGTAATCTCGGATTGGAATTATCTCTGGAAAGCTATACTCAACGTTTTGCTGCCTATTCAGGCAGCTCTTTTTGCTTTTGCATTGCGTAATAAATTGCGTAGATAA
- a CDS encoding DUF4198 domain-containing protein: MMYKKIIPAMFFIMAGILCSGSITWAHGVAYEMVETSPAVTFKSGFSTGDPIAYGEVLVYAPDNADVEFQNGRTDRNGVFSFLPDSPGIWKVEVDGGMGHKLIFDVEVAESAASELAAHKKENPLQASVSIRVLLGISLIFNLCLAASYLRARRKQRR, encoded by the coding sequence ATGATGTACAAAAAAATTATCCCGGCCATGTTCTTCATCATGGCCGGGATATTATGTTCAGGCAGCATCACGTGGGCGCACGGGGTGGCTTATGAAATGGTCGAAACCTCACCGGCTGTTACATTCAAATCCGGTTTCTCTACCGGAGACCCCATTGCCTACGGCGAGGTGCTCGTCTACGCACCCGACAATGCTGATGTAGAATTCCAGAACGGGCGCACGGACAGAAACGGAGTATTCTCCTTCCTGCCGGACAGTCCCGGCATATGGAAAGTGGAAGTTGACGGCGGCATGGGCCACAAACTTATCTTTGATGTGGAAGTTGCCGAATCTGCTGCAAGCGAACTTGCGGCCCATAAAAAAGAAAACCCGTTGCAGGCTTCTGTAAGTATCCGGGTTCTGCTTGGAATAAGCCTTATTTTCAACCTCTGTCTTGCCGCATCCTACCTCCGGGCAAGACGGAAACAACGGCGATGA
- a CDS encoding GNAT family N-acetyltransferase: protein MYGFEIDGGFTFYKFRDFDGSESLTDGHLRWFWEIMRKAGQIPVIFYDGSVETFADFQQLVRREDQHFFFGFKDQQPAGIFWLNGFSPKSCFVHIASMPAFHGQGSLQMGRGGLRHLLSVSDVAGEYIFNCIKGLIPVTNPLACRMAEKSGFSRAGILPQAAYLAAEDKSVDAAIFCAVRNNKGEKPATEISNKGE from the coding sequence ATGTACGGTTTTGAAATTGATGGAGGTTTTACCTTCTACAAATTCAGGGATTTTGACGGCAGTGAATCGCTTACGGACGGTCATCTGCGCTGGTTCTGGGAAATAATGCGTAAGGCTGGTCAGATTCCGGTTATATTTTATGACGGAAGCGTGGAAACATTTGCGGATTTCCAGCAGTTGGTGCGCCGGGAAGATCAGCATTTCTTTTTCGGTTTCAAGGATCAGCAGCCCGCAGGAATTTTCTGGTTGAATGGATTCAGCCCCAAGTCCTGTTTTGTGCACATTGCTTCCATGCCCGCATTTCATGGCCAAGGAAGTTTGCAGATGGGGCGCGGAGGATTGCGTCACCTGCTGTCAGTATCTGACGTGGCAGGGGAATATATATTTAACTGTATAAAGGGTTTGATACCTGTGACTAATCCGCTGGCCTGCCGCATGGCGGAAAAGTCAGGTTTCAGCAGGGCGGGAATTCTTCCGCAGGCCGCTTATCTGGCGGCTGAGGATAAAAGCGTGGATGCCGCAATCTTTTGTGCGGTCAGGAATAATAAGGGTGAAAAGCCCGCAACAGAAATTTCTAACAAAGGAGAATGA
- the pheT gene encoding phenylalanine--tRNA ligase subunit beta: MLLSMQWLRDFVPYEGEIQELGDRLTMLGLELEEIFNPFEAIKDIVVGHVVECGKHPEADKLSVCKVDVGDDELLDIVCGAPNVKQGINVPVAKVGTTMPGDFKIKKAKLRGVKSHGMICSERELELSDAHEGIMILPEGLKPGAKFTEAMNMEDTVMDLGITPNRADCLSMLGIAREAALAFDLPITMPKLNLVENGGNAADMLKIEIDDPELCPLYQARILQGAKIAPSPDWMRYRLLSVGVRPISNIVDVTNYVLFEMGQPLHSFDADLLKGDKIRVGLAPEGMKFTTLDEQERKLIDSDLLIWDAERPVALAGVMGGMNSEIHDGSTNVVLESAVFRPGLIRKTARRLALPSEASYRFERGVDQQLNTFAMDRAAQLMSELSGAKVVSGVAKNEPKPWQDRTHDYRHKRCNSWLGLDLEPEFSKKAFSLMGLEVNDSDADCWKVSTPSYRLDLEREADLYEEVARYFGMDKIPSVLPRISKTFDASVIAETPYGFYRRIKNWGRGVGLHEAINYSFVGDDDLDLLGLPEEGRVNIANPLSEDQNVMRTELAPGLLNTVRHNLAQGNTHIRVFEIAKKFIKDETSDTETREQSRLGIMLNGPRSGAEWPNEQGDADYMDVKGLVEHLLADLKLGQASFSLVEDHSYLEPCVNITLGDQEIGFMGMVKPDIADKYHAKKEVWMADLNADLLREIVMGHTIKFQTLPVFPPSRRDVTVIGPVSLHAETIKDAILGLKLPLIESVELVNVFVPEGQEDERNLSFRITYRHGQKTLTDKAVDKEHKKVLAGLEKALPVRF, encoded by the coding sequence ATGCTTTTAAGCATGCAATGGCTGCGGGATTTCGTTCCTTATGAGGGCGAAATTCAGGAGCTTGGCGACAGGCTGACCATGCTCGGCCTTGAGCTTGAAGAAATTTTCAATCCATTTGAAGCGATCAAAGACATCGTTGTCGGTCATGTTGTGGAGTGCGGTAAGCACCCCGAAGCTGACAAGCTGTCTGTTTGTAAAGTAGACGTCGGTGACGACGAGCTTCTTGATATCGTTTGCGGCGCACCCAACGTGAAGCAGGGCATCAACGTGCCCGTTGCCAAAGTGGGCACCACCATGCCCGGCGATTTCAAGATCAAAAAAGCCAAACTCCGCGGCGTAAAATCCCACGGTATGATCTGCTCCGAGCGCGAACTGGAACTTTCCGACGCGCACGAAGGCATCATGATCCTGCCCGAAGGACTGAAGCCCGGTGCTAAGTTCACTGAAGCAATGAACATGGAAGACACCGTCATGGATCTGGGTATCACTCCCAACCGTGCCGACTGCCTCTCCATGCTCGGAATTGCCCGTGAAGCTGCGCTGGCATTTGATCTGCCCATCACCATGCCGAAACTCAACCTCGTTGAGAACGGCGGTAATGCAGCAGATATGCTCAAGATCGAAATCGACGATCCTGAACTCTGCCCGCTCTATCAGGCCAGAATCCTGCAGGGCGCAAAAATCGCACCTTCCCCGGACTGGATGCGTTACCGTCTCCTTTCCGTGGGTGTACGTCCCATCAGCAATATTGTTGATGTGACCAACTACGTTCTTTTCGAAATGGGCCAGCCCCTGCACTCCTTTGACGCAGACCTGCTCAAAGGCGACAAGATTCGCGTAGGCCTTGCTCCTGAAGGAATGAAATTCACCACCCTTGATGAACAGGAACGCAAACTTATCGATTCCGACCTGCTCATCTGGGATGCCGAGCGTCCGGTTGCTCTGGCCGGTGTTATGGGTGGCATGAACTCCGAGATTCACGACGGTTCCACCAACGTGGTCCTTGAATCCGCTGTGTTCCGTCCCGGCCTCATCCGCAAAACCGCACGCCGTCTGGCCCTGCCCTCCGAAGCATCCTACCGCTTCGAGCGCGGCGTGGACCAGCAGCTGAACACCTTTGCCATGGACCGTGCAGCCCAGCTCATGAGCGAACTGTCCGGCGCAAAAGTTGTTTCCGGCGTGGCCAAGAACGAACCCAAGCCATGGCAGGACCGTACCCACGATTACCGCCACAAACGCTGCAACAGCTGGCTTGGTCTCGATCTCGAACCTGAGTTCAGTAAAAAAGCTTTCTCCCTCATGGGACTGGAAGTTAATGATAGCGATGCAGACTGCTGGAAGGTATCCACTCCCTCCTACAGACTGGACCTCGAACGCGAGGCCGACCTGTACGAAGAAGTAGCCCGCTACTTCGGCATGGATAAAATTCCTTCCGTACTGCCCCGCATCTCCAAGACCTTCGACGCTTCCGTTATTGCGGAAACCCCTTACGGCTTTTACCGCCGCATCAAGAACTGGGGCCGCGGCGTTGGTCTGCATGAAGCAATCAACTACAGCTTCGTGGGTGATGATGATCTCGACCTGCTGGGCCTGCCCGAAGAAGGCCGCGTGAACATCGCCAACCCCTTGAGCGAAGACCAGAACGTAATGCGTACCGAGCTGGCTCCCGGCCTGCTTAACACCGTGCGTCACAACCTCGCACAGGGCAACACCCATATCCGGGTCTTCGAAATCGCCAAGAAATTCATCAAGGATGAAACTTCCGACACTGAAACCCGCGAGCAGTCCCGTCTGGGCATCATGCTCAACGGTCCCCGTTCCGGAGCCGAATGGCCTAATGAACAGGGCGATGCCGACTACATGGACGTGAAAGGGCTCGTAGAACATCTGCTGGCTGACCTCAAACTGGGCCAAGCTTCCTTCTCCCTCGTTGAAGATCACAGCTACCTTGAGCCCTGCGTGAACATCACCCTCGGTGATCAGGAAATCGGTTTCATGGGCATGGTCAAGCCGGATATTGCCGACAAGTACCACGCCAAAAAAGAAGTCTGGATGGCCGACCTCAACGCAGACCTGCTGCGCGAGATCGTCATGGGTCACACGATCAAATTCCAGACTCTGCCGGTATTCCCGCCCTCCAGACGTGACGTGACCGTAATCGGTCCCGTCTCCCTGCACGCGGAAACCATCAAGGACGCGATCCTTGGCCTCAAGCTGCCGCTGATCGAATCCGTGGAACTGGTTAACGTGTTTGTACCTGAAGGCCAGGAAGACGAGCGCAACCTCTCCTTCCGCATCACCTACCGCCACGGCCAGAAAACCCTGACCGACAAGGCAGTAGACAAAGAACACAAGAAGGTTCTCGCAGGACTTGAGAAGGCCCTGCCTGTACGTTTCTAA
- a CDS encoding holin family protein: MIGSIMDLGSTIIDKIWPDAGEREKAKLRLMEMQNRGELADLEARVKIMLAEMSGNWLQRSWRPILMLTIIAIVANNYLLYPYLALFWDKAPHLELPMQLWSLMELGLGGYVVGRSAEKVAKTWREKNG, encoded by the coding sequence ATGATCGGTTCAATTATGGATCTTGGATCAACCATCATTGATAAAATCTGGCCCGATGCCGGAGAGCGTGAGAAAGCCAAGCTTCGGCTCATGGAAATGCAGAACCGCGGCGAGCTTGCTGATCTTGAGGCGCGGGTCAAGATCATGCTGGCTGAGATGTCCGGCAACTGGCTGCAGCGTTCATGGCGACCGATTCTGATGCTGACCATTATTGCCATCGTGGCTAACAATTATCTTCTGTATCCGTATCTTGCCTTGTTCTGGGACAAAGCTCCCCATCTGGAGCTGCCCATGCAGCTTTGGTCGCTTATGGAACTCGGACTTGGGGGATACGTGGTTGGGCGCAGTGCCGAGAAGGTTGCAAAAACATGGAGGGAGAAAAATGGCTGA
- a CDS encoding NifB/NifX family molybdenum-iron cluster-binding protein, with translation MKIVVPCTAEHLDANIAPKLGTADHVLVVNSADMSFEILEGPPKTSGPGAGVAIISMAVSMGADVMLVDYLAPHIVNAMKGKSIEIVTGVKGNARKAVEDYLKQSSVRSGAGATEHRTETLSEGELWSAAFQKGLRQFYQILPKLAGVIMLLGLFRGFVSEKALFELFSGSIVQDSILGAALGSVLVGNPVNSYVIGDSLLSAGVKQAGVIALMMAWVTVGLIQLPAEAAALGTRFALVRNICGFVMAVVMSLLGSNLGGLL, from the coding sequence ATGAAAATTGTCGTTCCCTGCACCGCAGAGCATTTGGATGCTAACATTGCGCCCAAGCTTGGCACTGCGGATCACGTTCTGGTCGTTAATAGCGCAGACATGTCGTTTGAAATATTGGAAGGTCCCCCAAAAACGTCCGGTCCCGGAGCCGGGGTAGCCATAATTTCAATGGCGGTCAGCATGGGGGCGGATGTTATGCTGGTGGATTATCTGGCACCGCACATTGTCAATGCCATGAAGGGCAAATCCATTGAGATTGTAACCGGAGTAAAAGGTAATGCCCGTAAAGCCGTTGAAGATTACCTTAAGCAAAGTTCAGTTCGTTCGGGAGCAGGTGCAACTGAACACCGGACTGAGACTTTAAGTGAAGGTGAACTCTGGAGTGCGGCCTTTCAGAAGGGGCTTCGCCAGTTTTACCAGATTCTGCCCAAGCTGGCCGGGGTGATTATGCTGCTGGGGTTGTTTCGTGGTTTTGTTTCAGAGAAAGCTTTGTTCGAATTGTTTTCCGGTTCTATAGTGCAGGATTCCATATTAGGTGCGGCTCTCGGCAGTGTGTTGGTAGGTAATCCGGTGAACAGTTATGTTATCGGGGACAGTCTGCTCAGTGCCGGGGTTAAGCAGGCCGGGGTCATCGCCCTGATGATGGCCTGGGTGACGGTGGGGCTTATTCAACTTCCGGCAGAAGCAGCAGCCTTGGGGACGCGTTTTGCTCTGGTGCGTAATATTTGCGGGTTCGTGATGGCCGTAGTCATGTCCTTACTGGGTTCCAACTTGGGAGGGCTGCTCTGA